One Ranitomeya imitator isolate aRanImi1 chromosome 4, aRanImi1.pri, whole genome shotgun sequence genomic window, AGTCCCGGGGTCACTGTTCTCCTTAATGAAAGCATTATAAGCAGACTGTGTGAACACTGGAGCATTATCATTAATATCTGACACCCCGAGGGTGACGCTTGTTTTACTGTATAGAGGAGGAGACCCTAAATCAGAGGCTGTCAGCTCTATAGTGTATTGGGGGGTTTCCTCTCTATCCAGATTTCCATCTACAACCAAAGAATAGAGATTTTTAAGATATCTTATTTTAAAAGGCACATTTGGTGACAAGTTAATTTTAATTTCTCCATTTTTTCCAGAATCTTTGTCTTCCACGTTAATAAATCCTACAATATCACCAGAAGGTGCATTTTCTGGAATATCATTAGCCACTGAGATAAATGCAATTTCAGGTGAATTGTCATTTGCATCTTCTACTTCCACTTGAACTATGCAATTTCCCCTTAATTTGGGTAAACCTTTGTCTGTGGCTTTAATGAATAACTCATAAAAATTAAGATTTTCAAAATCCACATTTCGATTCACATACACCTTCCCATTTTCCTCATTTAAAGAAAATAATGCTCTAGCAGATTCAGATGTATGATCATCGAAGGAGAACTGAATTTCTCCATTTGCTCCGTCATCCTGATCTGTCGCATTTAATGTTAATATTACAGTATTCAGTGGCAGATTTTCCCTAATGCTGATTTTATAAACCGAATGATTAAAGACTGGAGGATTATCATTAATATCTAACACAACGATTGTTATTCTGCAGGTCCCTGATCTGGCCGGTTCTCCTCCATCAATAGCTGTGAGAATGAGGTGATGTTCTTGTTTTTCTTCTCTGTCTAAAACCTTTTCTAGTATCAGCTGAGGGATGAGCGTTCCATCCTTACGATTCTTCACAGACAATGAGAAATAAGGATTTGTATTCAGTGTATACTGACTGACACCATTCACACCAACATCTAAATCCTTGGCAATCAATAAAGCAAATTGAGCACCAGGACTTTCAAATAATTCAGTGATCTCAATAATGCGATGAATAGAAGAGAATGTGGGAGAATTATCATTAATATCCAGAATCTCTATTTCTAGAGTATAAAGCTCCACAGGATTCTCAGCCACAACCTCTATCTGCAGTAAACAGCTGGGACTAGATCCACACAGGCTCTCCCTATCAATCCTGTCCTTCACAACCAGCCCTCCATTTGCCTGATTTACACTGAAATATCTTTGGTATTTCTCAGATCTCAGATGTATCCTGCGCTGAGAGAGCTCTGCACGTTTTATCCCCAGATCCTGAGCTACATTTCCTACCAATGTCCCCGGCTCAGACTCCTCAACAATAGAATAACGAAGCTGCCCAGAGACCCAGCCCCAGCTACACAGGAGAAAGGAGCAGACTACTTGCCATTTCCAGCACTGACAAAAGCCTCTGATGTCCATATCTTAAATGATTTTCTTGATATTTGATGTCATGTAGATCCTGTGTAATCCAAGCTGCATGAGGGTGATAAATTTATCTGTCCATATTCCCAAAAAGATAATCCATCTGAAGAAAAGCACGATCCACACGGCTCTCATCAGGGCTGCAGCTCTTCTTTGTGTGAGAGACGATGGGAGGGTGAATCACTGAGCCAGGGGGAGGAGAGCGCACAGCTGACATGAGCACATTCTCTGGTATAGACTGAGTAATCTACTGGATGACAAGTCTACCCTCTAGTGGCCAATGGATAGAAATGCATTACAtatccaaaaaataaatagataatagaaacATATAAAGAACTTTTTATTCTATAGTATTTTCATAATATACTAATATTTGAAATCTGacatatttttgtttttaattatgacaattatatatatttatatatatatataatttttaattaatgtaaaaaaaaaataaatctggagATAGCTtggtatgttgtgcagttatacagTACACTACGTTTCATGTAATAAAGTTGCAAATTAGAAATTATTTGTATTCCCTGTTCTTTGGTCCTCTAAGTAAGGCAGCTATTGTCCTATCTAATACATTTTATTGATTAAATGAACGTGGTAGATTTTTACGgtaaatgttattattattattattgcagaaTACTAGTGGGGTCTGGGAAGGAGATAACGATATGCTGAATATAACAGAGTGGAGACTAGCACAAAGATAACCCTTTCCTGTTCTGATGGAGTAGAAACATATTCATGGTCAACTTATAGCTTTTTTGTCATACCCATGACACCCTGACGTCATGCTGTTATTTTCATCTAGTACTCATAATTACTAATAAGTTTGGACAATATATATACTGAACTAAAAAAAGGCACAGGGAAAAATTGCCATTAGTTGGTCTAAGATTTGTCATGAAATGGGTTGCCCTTCTATTTGTTTAGACAAGTGCTCACTTTTTGCTTCACTACTGCTCCTTCAGAGCACTACTTGGGTTCCCCACAGATTTCTTTGCTCAATCTTCTTGTGTGATTGATAAATATATATGCTGCAGTCAATGATTGCTGAAATCTATGCTGGTCTGGTTAAATAAGCATGGTGTATTACCCCATTAAAGCTACTATACTCATAATTTaagattaacccctatctgacctcggacgggatagtatgtccaaggtcagatcccctgctttgatgcagggctctgcggtgagcacgcatcaaagccgggacatgtcagctgttttgaacagctgacatgtgcccataataggcgcgggcagaatcgcgatctgcccgcacctattaactagtaaaatgccgctgtcaaaagcagacagcggcatttaactaccgcttccggccgggcggccggaaatgacgtcatcgcgacccccgtcacatgatcgggggtcggcgatgcgtctccattgtaaccatagaggtccttgagacctctatcgttactgatcgccggtggctgtgagcgccaccctgtggtcggcgctcacagcacacctccatttctgctacatagcagcgaacagcagatcgctgctatgtagcagaggcgatcgagttgtgcctgcttctagcctcccatggaggctattgaagcatggcaaaagtaaaaaaaaagttgaaaaaaatgtaaaaaaaataaaaaaaatataaaagtttaaatcacccccctttcaccccaatcaaaataaatcaataaaaaaatataaaatctacacatatttggtatcgccgcgttcagaatcgcccgatctatcaactacaaaaaagcattaacctgatcgctaaacagcatagcgggaaaaaaattcaaaacgccagaattacgtttttttggttgccgtgacattgcattaaaatgcaataacgggcgatcaaaagaacgtatctgcgccgaaatggtataattaaaaacgtcacctcggcacgcaaaaaataagccctcaactgaccccaaatcatgaaaaatggagacgctacgggtatcgggaaatggcgcaattttttttttttttttttttttagcaaagtttggaattttttttcaccacttagataaaaaataacctagtcatgttaggagtctatgaactcgtactgacctggagaatcataatggcaggtcagttttagcatttagtgaacctagcaaaaaagccaaacaaaaaaccaatgtgggattgcactttttttgcaatttcaccgcacttggaatttttttcccgttttctagtacatgacatgctaaaaccaatgatgtcgttcaaaagtacaactcgtcccgcaaaaaataagccctcatatggccaaattgatggaaaaataaaaaagttatggctctgggaaggaggggagtgaaaaacgaacacggaaaaatgaaaaatcccaaggtcatgaaggggttaatcattcaTTTCTAGAAGTGATATCTGAATTGTAGGTAATAACATAACACATCTTAGAAAAGGAGCTATGCAAAGTTATCAATGGTCTTATTCAACAGGGCTATCTCTTATCTATATCTTCAAAAAATGCTATTACTTAATCATTGGGATCCCACCGCCAATAAGTCCATGATTCCCAGTATGACAGCTTCTGCGTAGATATCTTAACTGTTCTGTTTACTCAAATTGATCTACGTTTAAACGATAATTCATTTTCAAAGGTGTTGATTCTTCAAAGCTTTTTCGTCATATTTCTGTCTAATAAATTTTTAAACGCAGCAATTTTTTCGGCAACGCAGTTACGTAAAAAAATGTAACATCTGCCTTTTTCATGCCATTCTTGAACCAGCTTTAACAAAGTAGGTGAAGCTGGTGTATTACCGGTATGTGGTGACCCCTGCTTGTCAAATTTATGATGAACGGTATTGTTCGCTATGCCAGAAATCTTCCTCCAGCAGATGCTGGACTGAGATTTGTGGCAAGGTTCATAAAGTGATGCACACCACAATGTGCCTCACCTGATCCATTATAAGTTATGCTTTTCTTAAATCAAGAGTGTCTGCTTCAACATGCCACCTCATCAAGACCGGTCatttattctcaaaattctcaaatcACAtgcaaaatctgtattcagtgaagacagattgttaagTTCCTGAGACAGAAGATCACAGTAGGtaatgctaaggctaggttcacattgcgttaatgggtgtccgctagcggattccgttacatggcgaaattgtcacaattaaagccatgcaacggatccgttagagcacccattgatggcaatgtgctaacggatctccagcgcatcgctagtgcatgctattatcggcacgcgctagcgatgtcacgTTAGTTTCGGACAGACCTCGGATGCTGCTcgcagcatccgaggtccgttcctcgctagcgcagatcgggtatctgtgctagcgggatcgctaaacgcgatcccttttgggacattgcgttagcgcaatccgctagcatatgcgctaaacggattgccctaacgcaatgtgaacctagcctaagattctTTGTAGATGAGAGTAAGAGGAAAAAGGATTGGATTCTATATTTACCTCTTTCTCCCCC contains:
- the LOC138675454 gene encoding protocadherin gamma-C5-like isoform X9; this encodes MDIRGFCQCWKWQVVCSFLLCSWGWVSGQLRYSIVEESEPGTLVGNVAQDLGIKRAELSQRRIHLRSEKYQRYFSVNQANGGLVVKDRIDRESLCGSSPSCLLQIEVVAENPVELYTLEIEILDINDNSPTFSSIHRIIEITELFESPGAQFALLIAKDLDVGVNGVSQYTLNTNPYFSLSVKNRKDGTLIPQLILEKVLDREEKQEHHLILTAIDGGEPARSGTCRITIVVLDINDNPPVFNHSVYKISIRENLPLNTVILTLNATDQDDGANGEIQFSFDDHTSESARALFSLNEENGKVYVNRNVDFENLNFYELFIKATDKGLPKLRGNCIVQVEVEDANDNSPEIAFISVANDIPENAPSGDIVGFINVEDKDSGKNGEIKINLSPNVPFKIRYLKNLYSLVVDGNLDREETPQYTIELTASDLGSPPLYSKTSVTLGVSDINDNAPVFTQSAYNAFIKENSDPGTLLCTVSATDLDEGVNSDLVYSIVESQIDGSSVSSFVYIHSNDGNIFAQRSFDYEQIQVLQITIKVEDSGSPQLSSTVPVFIFILDTNDNPPSLLYPEHSEDLIIQERIPKSASAGYLVTKLSAVDLDSGHNAWLMFTLIDSINYSSFQVSKLTGEVRTVRGLQETENMEQQLVISIRDQGTPPLSTTVTVLVSIADEIIVERPKSGDFLTNSKPPSDMTLYLIISLVAISLVSLVTFMILLVKCLRKDSYDYSSSCCILGGSQSKSYTDQYQPALYLNTDGTLKYMEVRMVPPGSQVQSYQTNVPPVLDQQDVSIVQPLKYPQLRNIYQEVSSEGNSSTDPSNQAQPNAEWRFSQAQRPGPSGAQPTEEAGVWPNNQFETERLQAMILASANEAAEGTSGLGGGTGTMGLSARYGPQFTLQHVPDYRQNVYIPGSTLTPTNAGGKRDGKGGGNKKKSGKKDKK